One segment of Schistocerca cancellata isolate TAMUIC-IGC-003103 chromosome 2, iqSchCanc2.1, whole genome shotgun sequence DNA contains the following:
- the LOC126162625 gene encoding cuticle protein 21-like produces the protein MACKLIVLAALVAVARAGYLGAPAVYAPGAPIAARAYAAPVAYAAPALRAAPVAAAVPAAVAAEYDPHPQYSYAYDVQDALTGDSKTQHESRDGDVVQGSYSLVEPDGSIRTVDYTADPVNGFNAVVHKEAGAHPAPVVAKVAAPVAYAAPAYGKAILG, from the exons ATGGCCTGCAAG CTGATCGTCCTCGCCGCCCTCGTGGCTGTGGCCCGCGCCGGCTACCTGGGCGCCCCCGCCGTCTACGCCCCCGGCGCCCCCATCGCCGCCCGCGCTTACGCCGCCCccgtggcctacgccgcccccgccctGCGTGCCGCCCCCGTTGCCGCCGCTGTCCCCGCCGCCGTGGCCGCCGAGTACGACCCCCACCCCCAGTACAGCTACGCCTACGACGTCCAGGACGCCCTCACCGGTGACTCCAAGACCCAGCACGAGAGCCGCGACGGAGACGTCGTCCAGGGCAGCTACAGCCTGGTGGAGCCCGACGGCTCCATCCGCACCGTCGACTACACCGCCGACCCCGTCAACGGCTTCAACGCCGTCGTGCACAAGGAGGCCGGCGCCCACCCCGCCCCCGTCGTCGCCAAGGTGGCCGCCCCcgtcgcctacgccgcccccgcctacgGCAAGGCTATCCTGGGCTAA
- the LOC126162623 gene encoding cuticle protein 21-like has product MACKLIVLAAFVAVARAGYLGAPAVVAPGAPLAARAYAAPVAYAAPALRAAPVAYAAPALRAAPLAVAPAVRAAPVAVAAPAAVAAEYDPNPQYSYAYNVQDALTGDSKTQQESRNGDVVQGSYSLVEPDGSIRTVDYTADPVNGFNAVVHKEAGAHPAPVVAKVAAPVAYAAPAIAKVAAPLAYGKAILG; this is encoded by the exons ATGGCCTGCAAG CTGATCGTCCTCGCCGCCTTCGTGGCTGTGGCCCGTGCTGGCTACCTGGGAGCCCCTGCGGTGGTCGCCCCTGGCGCTCCTCTGGCTGCCCGTGCCTACGCCGCCCCCGTGGCGTACGCTGCCCCCGCTCTCCGTGCTGCCCCCGTGGCCTATGCCGCCCCTGCCCTGCGCGCCGCCCCCCTGGCCGTCGCCCCCGCCGTGAGGGCCGcccccgtcgccgtcgccgcccccgccgcagTGGCCGCTGAGTACGACCCCAACCCCCAGTACAGCTACGCCTACAATGTGCAGGACGCCCTTACCGGTGACTCCAAGACCCAGCAGGAGAGCCGCAACGGTGACGTCGTCCAGGGCAGCTACAGCCTGGTCGAGCCCGACGGTTCCATCCGCACCGTCGACTACACCGCCGACCCCGTCAACGGCTTCAACGCCGTCGTGCACAAGGAGGCCGGCGCTCACCCCGCCCCCGTCGTCGCCAAGGTGGCCGCCCCCGTCGCCTACGCCGCTCCCGCCATCGCTAAGGTCGCTGCTCCCCTCGCCTATGGAAAGGCCATCCTGGGTTAA